In the Micromonospora narathiwatensis genome, one interval contains:
- a CDS encoding ribonuclease HII, with protein MLTPPRTVVRREGGLYALERALQRRGFRHVAGADEAGRGACAGPLVAAAAVLPEGRRGEIEGLADSKLLTPASRERIHDEVVSRALAYAVVVIPAEEVDARGLHVCNLAAMRRALASLTTRPEYVLTDGFGVDGLDVPGLAVWKGDRVAACVAAASVLAKVTRDRIMVELDGRYPGYGFGEHKGYITPEHTAALRELGPCREHRFSYVNVATVSGRDGRPPRSRRPAAGGPDEPMERAGTPGGTVGVALGEQPRPPAPVGEDVVMEGGER; from the coding sequence GTGCTGACGCCCCCGCGTACGGTGGTGCGCCGCGAGGGCGGCCTCTACGCCCTGGAACGGGCCCTGCAACGGCGGGGCTTCCGGCACGTGGCCGGTGCCGACGAGGCCGGGCGGGGCGCCTGTGCCGGCCCGCTGGTGGCCGCCGCGGCGGTGCTGCCCGAGGGGCGGCGCGGCGAGATCGAGGGGCTGGCCGATTCCAAGCTGCTCACCCCGGCCAGCCGGGAGCGGATCCACGACGAGGTGGTGTCCCGGGCCCTGGCGTACGCGGTGGTGGTGATCCCCGCCGAGGAGGTCGACGCGCGGGGGCTGCACGTGTGCAACCTGGCCGCGATGCGCCGGGCGCTCGCCTCGCTGACCACCCGTCCCGAGTACGTGCTGACCGACGGTTTCGGCGTGGATGGGCTGGACGTGCCCGGGCTGGCGGTCTGGAAGGGGGACCGGGTGGCCGCCTGCGTGGCGGCGGCCAGCGTGCTGGCCAAGGTCACCCGGGACCGGATCATGGTCGAGCTGGACGGGCGGTACCCGGGCTACGGCTTCGGCGAGCACAAGGGCTACATCACGCCGGAGCACACCGCCGCGCTGCGGGAGCTGGGGCCGTGCCGGGAGCATCGCTTCTCGTACGTGAACGTGGCGACCGTCTCCGGGCGGGACGGCCGGCCCCCACGTTCCCGGCGCCCCGCGGCCGGGGGGCCGGACGAGCCGATGGAGCGCGCCGGCACGCCAGGGGGTACCGTCGGCGTGGCGTTGGGCGAGCAGCCGCGACCTCCGGCGCCGGTGGGGGAAGATGTGGTCATGGAAGGCGGAGAGCGATGA
- a CDS encoding DUF2469 domain-containing protein, which translates to MSAEDLEKYETEMELQLYREYRDIVRQFSYVVETERRFYLANQVDLHVRNSDGEVYFEVEMHDAWVWDMYRPARFVKNVRVMTFKDVNVEELEKPDISLPADSGFGS; encoded by the coding sequence ATGAGCGCCGAAGATCTCGAAAAGTACGAGACCGAGATGGAGCTGCAGCTCTACCGGGAGTACCGCGACATTGTCCGCCAGTTCTCCTACGTGGTGGAGACCGAGCGCCGCTTCTACCTGGCCAACCAGGTCGACCTGCACGTGCGTAACTCCGACGGCGAGGTCTACTTCGAGGTCGAGATGCACGACGCGTGGGTGTGGGACATGTACCGCCCTGCCCGGTTTGTCAAGAATGTTCGGGTGATGACGTTCAAGGACGTCAATGTGGAAGAGCTGGAAAAGCCCGACATCTCGCTTCCCGCAGATTCCGGATTCGGCAGCTGA
- a CDS encoding sulfite oxidase, translated as MTTVDHASGPSRVAGPDEAISAEELQLAARNHGIPLEALRYDVTPAGLHYLLIHYDIPDVDPAAHTLTVDGAVRRPLSFDLAALRERPRVTHRVTLECAGNGRALLHPRPVSQPWLVEAVGNAEWTGTPLAPLLREAGLAADAVDVVFTGADHGVERGVEQDYRRALPVADALREEVLLAYEMNGAPLLPQHGAPLRLIVPGWYGMAHVKWLREIRVLTEPFEGYQNAVAYRLRQDADDPGVPVTRIEPRALVRPPGFPDFMSRTRVLRLGPCTVDGRAWSGHAPVTAVEVTFDGGATWVPATLDEPTGGTWAWRRWHVEWHPTPGRHVLGARATDASGRTQPVEQPWNRGGFANNLVQRVEVVVLAE; from the coding sequence ATGACCACTGTGGACCATGCCAGCGGGCCCTCCCGGGTCGCCGGGCCGGACGAGGCGATCAGCGCCGAGGAACTTCAACTGGCCGCGCGCAACCACGGGATTCCGCTGGAGGCGCTCCGCTACGACGTGACCCCGGCCGGCCTGCACTACCTGCTCATCCACTACGACATCCCGGACGTCGACCCGGCGGCGCACACCCTGACCGTCGACGGCGCGGTGCGGCGCCCGCTCAGTTTCGACCTGGCCGCGCTGCGGGAGCGGCCCCGGGTCACCCACCGGGTGACGCTCGAGTGCGCAGGCAACGGCCGGGCGCTGCTGCACCCCCGCCCGGTCAGTCAGCCCTGGCTGGTGGAGGCGGTGGGCAACGCCGAGTGGACGGGCACTCCGCTGGCGCCGCTGCTGCGGGAGGCCGGGCTCGCCGCCGACGCCGTCGACGTGGTCTTCACCGGCGCGGACCACGGGGTCGAGCGCGGCGTGGAGCAGGACTACCGGCGGGCGCTGCCGGTCGCGGACGCGTTGCGCGAGGAGGTGCTGCTCGCGTACGAGATGAACGGTGCTCCCCTGCTGCCGCAGCACGGCGCGCCGCTGCGGCTGATCGTGCCCGGCTGGTACGGCATGGCGCACGTGAAGTGGCTGCGCGAGATCCGGGTGCTGACCGAGCCGTTCGAGGGCTACCAGAACGCGGTGGCGTACCGGCTGCGGCAGGACGCCGACGACCCGGGTGTGCCGGTGACCCGGATCGAGCCGCGTGCCCTGGTGCGCCCGCCGGGCTTCCCGGACTTCATGTCGCGTACCCGGGTGCTGCGGCTGGGGCCGTGCACGGTGGACGGCCGGGCCTGGTCGGGCCACGCGCCGGTCACCGCCGTCGAGGTCACCTTCGACGGCGGTGCGACGTGGGTGCCGGCAACGCTGGACGAGCCGACCGGGGGTACGTGGGCCTGGCGGCGCTGGCACGTCGAGTGGCATCCGACGCCGGGGCGTCACGTGCTGGGCGCGCGGGCGACGGACGCCTCGGGGCGGACCCAGCCGGTCGAGCAGCCGTGGAACCGGGGTGGCTTCGCGAACAACCTGGTGCAGCGGGTCGAGGTGGTGGTGCTGGCGGAGTGA
- a CDS encoding class I SAM-dependent methyltransferase, whose amino-acid sequence MTTDWYAWHADYDQPDSALSRRLAEVRVRIREALDAAPAGPLRAISLCAGQGHDLIPVLATHPRRDDVTARLVELDPRNAEVARESAAAAGLTGVEVVVGDAALTDRYADLVPADLVLVCGVFGNIVDADIRATVGHCAALCATGGTVFWTRHRREPDLVPTIVEWFAEEGFAPVAVSSPADGVGVGVHRFTGTPRPLPAGVTMFEFVGYRRLTHP is encoded by the coding sequence GTGACGACCGACTGGTACGCCTGGCACGCCGACTACGACCAGCCCGACTCGGCCCTGTCCCGGCGTCTCGCCGAGGTGCGGGTCCGGATCCGGGAGGCGTTGGACGCGGCGCCGGCGGGCCCGCTGCGGGCGATCAGCCTCTGCGCGGGCCAGGGGCACGACCTGATCCCGGTGCTCGCCACCCATCCCCGGCGGGACGACGTCACCGCCCGCCTGGTCGAGCTGGACCCGCGCAACGCCGAGGTGGCCCGCGAGTCCGCCGCCGCGGCCGGCCTCACCGGCGTCGAGGTGGTGGTCGGCGACGCGGCGCTCACCGACCGGTACGCGGATCTCGTCCCGGCGGATCTGGTCCTGGTCTGCGGGGTGTTCGGCAACATCGTCGACGCGGACATCCGGGCCACGGTCGGGCACTGCGCGGCGCTCTGCGCCACCGGCGGCACGGTCTTCTGGACCCGGCACCGTCGCGAGCCGGACCTGGTCCCCACCATCGTCGAATGGTTCGCCGAGGAGGGCTTCGCGCCGGTGGCGGTGAGCAGCCCGGCCGACGGGGTCGGGGTCGGCGTGCACCGCTTCACCGGTACGCCGCGCCCGTTGCCGGCCGGGGTGACGATGTTCGAGTTCGTCGGCTACCGCCGCCTCACCCACCCCTGA
- a CDS encoding M23 family metallopeptidase has product MRTFLRRAGTALGALLLVIPATGPVGASPRPGVTVRSAAPVHTPTTARGPAAGAGGGSMIASGGAEAATAADTGPRPRFGWPLAGTPRPVRRFDPPPQPWLPGHRGVDLAAVPGVEVRAAGAGNVLFAGMVAGRPVVTVGHADGLRTTYEPVHPELPVGARVTAGTPIGALLAGHPGCPVGACLHWGLRRGEEYLDPLALLGLGPVRLLPLDVPAADAAQPWASSVGRRTASRSYSSGVL; this is encoded by the coding sequence GTGCGGACCTTTCTGCGACGGGCCGGCACGGCCCTCGGCGCCCTGCTGCTCGTGATCCCGGCGACCGGCCCGGTCGGTGCCTCGCCCCGACCAGGGGTGACCGTCCGCTCGGCGGCACCCGTCCACACGCCGACGACGGCCCGCGGGCCAGCGGCGGGCGCCGGAGGCGGGTCGATGATCGCCTCCGGTGGCGCGGAAGCAGCCACGGCGGCGGACACCGGACCCCGGCCGCGGTTCGGCTGGCCGCTGGCCGGCACGCCCCGACCGGTACGCCGGTTCGATCCACCGCCACAGCCGTGGCTGCCCGGCCACCGGGGCGTCGACCTGGCCGCCGTGCCGGGCGTCGAGGTCCGCGCCGCCGGCGCCGGGAACGTCCTCTTCGCGGGCATGGTGGCCGGCCGTCCGGTGGTGACCGTCGGGCACGCCGACGGGCTGCGCACCACCTACGAACCGGTACACCCCGAGCTGCCGGTCGGTGCCCGGGTCACGGCCGGCACGCCGATCGGCGCGCTCCTCGCCGGCCATCCGGGCTGCCCGGTCGGGGCGTGCCTGCACTGGGGGCTGCGCCGGGGCGAGGAGTACCTGGACCCGCTCGCCCTGCTCGGCCTCGGCCCGGTCCGGCTGCTTCCGCTCGACGTCCCGGCCGCCGACGCCGCTCAACCCTGGGCGAGCAGCGTGGGAAGGCGGACGGCCAGCCGGTCGTACTCGTCCGGGGTGTTGTAG
- a CDS encoding aminotransferase class V-fold PLP-dependent enzyme, translated as MTVPQPPEPIPGARLLFSLDPSVSHLNHGSFGAVPIGVQRAQQRLRDEMEANPLRFFAEGLVDRIAHTRRHLARFIGADPEGTALVGNATTGVAVVLQSLGLRPGEEVLTTDHGYGAVAFSVARECRRTGAVSRTLPVPLNATDEEVVDIIRTGLRPGRTRLLIVDQITSPTARLFPTAAIVGVAREQGIPVLVDGAHAPGMLPITVASVGADFWVGNLHKWAYTPRGTAALVVAEPWRERIEPLVVSWEQDSGFPARVEWQATLDYTSWLAAPAGPFTLRSLGPDRVRAHNAALAAYGQRVVGDALGVAPSHLPEPGGPTMAMRLIPLPPGVATTIDAARALRSRIAERLAAEVSVAAWNGRGWLRLCGQVYNTPDEYDRLAVRLPTLLAQG; from the coding sequence ATGACGGTCCCGCAGCCGCCCGAGCCCATTCCCGGGGCTCGTCTGCTCTTCTCCCTCGACCCGTCGGTCAGCCACCTCAACCACGGATCGTTCGGCGCGGTTCCGATCGGTGTGCAGCGGGCCCAGCAGCGCCTGCGCGACGAGATGGAGGCGAATCCGCTCCGTTTCTTCGCCGAGGGCCTGGTCGACAGGATCGCCCACACGCGGCGGCACCTGGCCCGGTTCATCGGGGCGGACCCGGAGGGCACCGCGTTGGTGGGCAACGCGACCACCGGCGTGGCGGTGGTGCTCCAGTCGCTCGGTCTGCGCCCCGGCGAGGAGGTGCTGACCACCGATCACGGGTACGGGGCGGTCGCCTTCTCGGTGGCCCGGGAGTGCCGGCGTACCGGGGCGGTGTCGCGGACCCTGCCGGTGCCGCTGAACGCCACCGACGAAGAGGTGGTCGACATCATCCGGACCGGGTTACGCCCGGGGCGTACCCGGCTGTTGATCGTCGACCAGATCACCTCGCCCACTGCCCGGCTCTTCCCGACGGCGGCGATCGTCGGGGTGGCCCGGGAGCAGGGCATCCCGGTCCTGGTCGACGGGGCGCACGCGCCGGGCATGCTACCGATCACGGTGGCCTCGGTCGGCGCCGACTTCTGGGTCGGCAACCTGCACAAGTGGGCGTACACGCCGCGGGGCACCGCCGCGCTGGTGGTGGCCGAGCCGTGGCGGGAGCGGATCGAACCGCTGGTCGTGTCGTGGGAACAGGACAGCGGCTTTCCCGCCCGGGTCGAGTGGCAGGCGACGCTGGACTACACGTCGTGGTTGGCCGCCCCGGCGGGCCCGTTCACCCTGCGTAGCCTGGGACCGGACCGGGTACGCGCGCACAACGCCGCGCTGGCCGCGTACGGGCAGCGGGTGGTCGGGGACGCGCTCGGGGTGGCGCCGTCCCACCTGCCGGAACCCGGCGGGCCGACGATGGCCATGCGGCTCATCCCGCTGCCGCCCGGCGTCGCCACGACGATCGACGCGGCGCGGGCGCTGCGGTCCCGGATCGCGGAGCGGCTCGCCGCCGAGGTGTCGGTGGCGGCCTGGAACGGCCGGGGCTGGCTGCGCCTCTGCGGTCAGGTCTACAACACCCCGGACGAGTACGACCGGCTGGCCGTCCGCCTTCCCACGCTGCTCGCCCAGGGTTGA